A segment of the Corynebacterium resistens DSM 45100 genome:
CTTTGGTTGACCGGATGCCCCTCCCCTCTTGGGGTCATACCCGCCCATCATTCATCTATAGCCAAAATGGGTGTTGAAGATTGGGCTAATGGCTCTGCCGAATACTACATAATGAGAGATGGATCCTTCGGTGCTGCAGGACCTCTGTCAGATTTCTTCCTATCAATAACATTCACACCATGGGGAACATTGATAGGATCAGCAGCCCTGGTAGCCAACACTATGAGAAAAGATTCAGGGGAGAAGCTCCATCGATATAAAGTTCAAATCGGAAAATAGTAAGGATGTAACTGATATATGACCAACCCAAGGGTACACTTATCATTATTAATATCAATTACAACTCTTCTAGTGTGCCTCTACCTAACTTTCGACCGTAATAACTTAATATATCTCATTTTGGCTGGGGTATCCCTATTGGCTGTAGTTTCCCTTTTATTGCCGGTGTATCCTCATTTATCACAGTATTTCCAACTTTTCAGAACGAGGAGGATAAAGAATGCAGCTAAAAGTTGTTTTGCGCCCATCTCTGGTGGCTTACCTATTTCACCTATGTTTCACTATCCCTTACGTAAAGGTAGACAACGCAGTCACTCATGTTAAATGGGGGACCGAACAAAATATACAGTTGAGGGAAGGGGCGGTGCTGTCCGCGGGGTTCTCATATAAAGGAATGGAACATCAGCGGCTAGCTGAGACCCAGTATGGCCCCGTCGGAGCCGATGATGGTCGCATCGTTGCCAAGCTCGGCCCTTTCAATATGTCTCCTTTTAGCTTTAAGATCTTTAAGTCAAATTAGACATTCAACACTTTCGCCAGAGCAGTCTTATGGAAATCTACAGACTTAATCACCTATCTCCCATTGAGAGATGGGTGTGTACGGCAGTACGGCTTATATTAAGCCGTCTAGATACCTCAGATTTCGGAACACCGTCGTCCACCCATTCGCGCGCCTGACAACTCGCTCATCGGTAAGGGCTCGGGTGCTCCCCTGTACGCACCTACCTACCTACCCTTACCTTCCCCTCTCCACAAGCAACGTAGTACGAAGACCTGATCAACGACACCCCACGGGTGGTGTTAGATGGGCTGACCCCGCGGGAAGTATTCTTTAACCTCGACCCATCCGAAGACGTTGCATTCACCGCCTGACCCCACCGCGACGGAAGGTGCATTTCATTCTGCTTTTTCAACAAGAACGCATGGGCAAGTGGCGTGAAGGGGTGCGCGGGGAGTCCCCGAAGGAGGAAACTCCCGAGAGGTTGGCGACTGGTGAACCCGCGGGGGAGCCGGGCTGCGCTACTTGCTGGGCTACTTGCTGGGCTGCTAGGTGGGCTACTTGCTGGGCTACTTCTTGCCGCCCGTGACCGAGTACTCCCACGCGCTCAGACCGGCGTTAGCACCAGCTCCCTGGGCAACTACGATTTGCTTGAACGGGATAGCCGTGCAGTCACCAGCTGCGAACACGCCTGGGATGTTCGTGGCATTGTGGTCGTCCACCACAATCTCGCCCGGACCGGAAGTCTCGATGCCGGAGCCCTCCAACCACTTGGTGTTTGGCAGCAGTCCGATCTGCACGAACACGCCAGACAGCTCCAGGGATTTCTCCTCGTCCGTGGTGCGGTCGGTGTACTTGAGGCCGGTCACGCTCTTGCCATCACCAACGATCTCGGTGGTGGCGGCGCTGGTGATGACATCCACGTTGTCGAGGGAGTTCAGCTTGTCCATCAAGACGTCGTCGGCGCGGCAGTTCTCACCGAATTCCAGCACGGTGACGTGCTTGACGATGCCAGCCAGATCGATAGCAGCTTCCACACCGGAGTTGCCACCGCCGATGACGGCGATGTCCTTGCCCTTGAACAATGGGCCATCACAGTGAGGGCAGAAGGTTACGCCCTTGTTGCGGTACTCAGATTCACCAGGCACGTTCATCAGGCGCCAGTTTGCGCCCGTGGCAATAACGACCTGGCGGGCCTTCAAGGTGGCGTCGTCCCCAAAGTGAACGGTGTGCACGCCACCCTGTTCGGAGGCAGGCGTGAAGCCCGTGGCGGCCTGGGCTTTCATTACATCGATTTCGTAATCGTTAACATGATCCTCGAGGGCGGCGGCCAGCTTGGGCCCCTCGGTGTACTTCAAGGAGATGAAGTTCTCAATGGACATAGTGTCTAGCACCTGGCCACCAAAGCGCTCGCCAACCAGGCCAACGTTCATGCCCTTACGCGCAACGTAGATCGCGGCCGCAGCGCCGGCTGGACCCTGGCCGACGACGAGAACATCGAATTCGCCCTTCTCATTGAGCTTCTTCGCATCGCGGGCGGCTGCACCGGTATCGAGCTTGTGGACGAAGTCAGCGATATCCGTGCGCCCGGAAACGAACTCCTCACCATTGAGGAACACGGTAGGCACCGCCTGAACGCCCTTGTCGTTGACCTCATCCTGGAAAAGGGAGCCTTCCACGGCCGTGTGCTTGATGCGTGGGTTGACCACGGACATTGCGTTGAGCGCCTGCACCACGGTGGGGCAGTTCTGGCACGACAGGGACATGTAGGTGACGAACTCGTATTCACCGTCGAGTCCCTTCACCGCATCCAACAGCTCTTCGTCTTCCTTCACTGGGTTGCCACCGACTTGCAGTAGCGCCAGTACAAGGGAGCTGAACTCGTGGCCCATTGGGATTCCGGCAAACGTCACGGCAATGTCGGTGCCCTTGCGGGCGATGGTGAAGGAAGGCTTGCGCTCGTGCGCATCTGCATCCTCGCGGGTCGTGACTTTGTCGGAGAGTGCGGCGATATCCTCCAACAGCTGCTTAAGGTCAGCGGAAGCGTCACGCTCGTCCAGTGAGTAAATCAGCTCTACATCTTCAGTGATGCGTGGCATCAGGGAAGCTAGCTGCTTGGATAAATTGTCTTCGAGAAGTTTCTTCGCCATGGGATTCTCCTTCGGGGGCGGTTCTTTTGCGACTGGTTCAACGCGGTGGGGTGGTTCTTGCCATGTTGTAGTGGGTTCAATTCCGGACCGCGTCACAGCCAAGGGTGGATTTGTAAAAGCGCTATTGGGAAAACAAAAGAGGCGGCGCGAGCAGCTGCCCGTCCGCCTCTGGTAGCCCACAGGGGCTACTGGAGTTGGCTCGGCTAGTTAAACGAGCGAGCCGCTAAAGGCTAAAGAGATCTGAACTAGATCTTGCCAACCAGATCGATGCCTGGGGTCAAGGTGTCCTCGCCCTCTTCCCACTTAGCTGGGCAGACCTCGCCTGGGTGAGCAGCAACGTACTGTGCAGCCTTCACCTTGCGCAGCAGCTCGGCGGCGGAACGGCCGATGCCCTCTGCGGTCTGCTCGATGTACTGGATCTTGCCCTCTGGGTCAACCAGGAAGGTTGCGCGGTCAGCCTGGCCGGCACCTGGGCGCATGTTGTCGAAGTTGTTGGTCAGCTCGCCGGTGGAGTCGCCCAACATGTAGTAGTTTACCTTGCCGACCTGCTCGGATTCTGCGTGCCATGCCTTGTGTACGAAGTGAGAGTCGGTGGATACGGCGTAAACCTCTACGTCCAGCTTCTTGAGCTCCTCGTAGTGGTCAGCCAAGTCGCCCAGCTCGGTTGGGCAGACGAAGGTGAAGTCACCTGGGTAGAAGAAGAAGATGGACCACTTGCCCAGGACGTCGTCCTTGGAAACCTCGGTGAATTCACCGTTGTAAAAAGCTGGGTTCTTGAAATCCAGAATCTCGGTGTTGATGAGGGACATGCTGTGCCTCCTTGGGGCTTGGTTTCGATTGTCGTAAGTGGCTTTGTTGCCACCGTCGCCACACAGCCTACCCGCTTTTGTAGCTCTGTTGCGGGGTGTTAAGGCCTTTTTTGGGGCGACGCCACGCTGGGCGTGGCCGCGTCTATCTCGCGGTTCACCACTTATTATAGTGACACCTTTGCAAAAGTCAAGAATTAATAGGGGTAACCCAAATAAGTGTTATGGCCGACAATCGCGGTGGGTTATCAATGCTGGCGATGTGGGCGAGTGTTGGTGGCAGGGCGCGGGAAGTAAAGGTTGCGTAGTTGTGTCTTAGGGGCACGAATCTTGCAATGAAAATTGAGAGCAGGGGGTGTAGGGGTTAAAAAAATGTTAAAGAATCAGGAAGCGAGTTGGTTAAATTGCGCAAAGGGGTGTAGTTTTCTCACAACAACTTCAGCCGGCGAATCCAGATGATCGCCTGGCCCGAACAAAGGCTTAATTGCCATGACAGCAATACATAACCCTGAAAACATCTCGCGCGGTGATACGGCCGCGGCGGCGTCGAAGTCTTCGGCTGCGCCTGCCACCTCCAGTGGGTGGTCGAAGCCTAATACGGGCTTGTTCCGCACCAAGTCCGTGGAGCAATCCATTTCGGAAACTCACGAAGAGGGTTTCCGCCTCAAGCGCGAACTCCGCACTATCGACCTGATCGTATTCGGAGTCTCCGTTGTGATCGGTGCGGGTATCTTCACCATGACCGCTCAGGTGGCTGGCGACATGGCAGGGCCTTCCGTGGCGATCGCCTTCCTGTTGGCTGCGGTGACCTGTGGCCTAGCAGCACTTTGCTATGCCGAATTTGCTTCCACGGTTCCTGTTGCAGGCTCTGCCTACACATTCAGTTTCGCCACCTTTGGTGAGCTGATCGCGTGGATTATCGGCTGGGATTTGGTCCTGGAGTTCTTCGTCGCTGCAGCGGTGGTATCGAAAGCGTGGTCTTCATACGTTTCGGGCCTGTTCGGTTCAGATGACTTCACGCTATTCCATGTTGGAGGTTTGACTATTGACTGGGGCGCAGCGCTGGTGGTTGTCGTCCTTGGTCTATTGCTGGCACGCGGTACGAAGCTATCCTCCCGCGTCAGCATGATTATCACCGCTGTGAAATTGGGCGTGGTCTTGCTGGTCATTGTGGTCGGTGCGTTCTATATCAAGCTGGATAATTACAAGCCGTTCATCCCGCCAAAACAGCACACTCCAACCGGTTCCGGCGAGGGTCTCAAGCAGACTCTATTTAGCTGGATTACGGGATCGGAAGGTTCCGCGTTTGGCGTGTTCGGTATCTTCGCGGCGGCATCGTTGGTGTTCTTTGCCTTCGTAGGGTTCGACGTTGTGGCTTCCGCTGCCGAGGAAACCCGCAATCCTCAAAAGTCCTTGCCCCGTGGCATTCTGGGCACGCTCGCCATCGTTACTTTTTTGTATGTAGCGGTCGCCCTCGTTCTCACGGGCATGGTCAGATACACGGATCTTGCAACTCCGGCCGAGGGGCATTCGCACACCCTGGCTACTGCCTTCGAGGCTAACGGGATTACGTGGGCTGGCACCATCATTAATATTGGCGCCATCGCCGGTTTGACCACCGTGGTCATGGTTATGATGCTCGGTCAAACACGTGTGGCTTTCGCTATGTCTCGCGATGGTTTGTTACCGCGTGGTCTGGCGAGGACCTCCAAATTTGGCACGCCTTCGCGAATTACGGCCATCACCACTGTCGCAGTCGCGGTTCTCGCCGCGGTAGCCCCTTCGGGAGATCTCGGCGAGATGGTCAACATTGGTACTCTCTTCGCTTTCTTGCTGGTGGCTCTGGGTATTCCGGTTCTTCGCAAGCGCCACCCAGGTGCCGCGGCTTTCAAGACTCCATTCGTTCCGGTCGTTCCAATCTTGTCTGCGCTGTTCTCGGTTTGGCTGATGGCGAACCTCTCTATCGAAACCTGGATCCGCTTTGTCGTCTGGATGGCGCTGGGGTTCGCGCTGTACTTCTTGTACTCGCGCAGGCACTCGGTCCTGGCGTAGTTTTCTTTTACTGACGCCACCCTCCCTCGCAGGAGCTGCGCCCCGAAACGGGGTGTGGCTCCTGTTTTTGGTGTGTCCGGGATTTAATGCACCTGCGAGCTTCAGGTGCACAATTGGGATTCCAAACCACGGGAACCGCGTTGCTGGAGCGGAAGGATAAAGCTCGGGGCGGCGTGGCGTCGAACCAAAGAAATAACAACGACCTAGAGCTAGTCGGCGAGCGCATTTACAGGTTGGATACTCTCGGCGCGGTATGCCCATTCCCGCTAGTGGACGCTAAGGCTGTGATGGCTGATCTGGAAGTGGGGGATTCCCTGCAGATCGACTTCGACTGCACGCAGGCTACTGATGCGATTCCGCGGTGGGCAGCGACGGATGGCCATGAGGTCACGAATTTCGAACAGACCTCGGATGCTGGGTGGACCATCACTGTCAAGAAGGGCAGCTAGTCCGCGAGCCTCTGATCCGGTTGCGCTATCCCCACATTAGGGTGGTCGGGAATGCGAGGGGGACTACCAAAAAGCGAACAACCGGCAATGTTGGCAACAATGGGGGCATGAGCGACTCACCGGTAACTAGGCACACAATCTTTCAGAACTCCCTGATGACCGCCCTGCTAGACGGTATCTACGACGGCGAGATGACCGTTGGGGAGTTGCTAGGAAAAGGCAACTTCGGTCTGGGAACGTTCGACGCATTGGATGGCGAGATGGTCATCATTGACGGTGTTTGTTACCAGCTACGCCACGACGGCACCGCCACCCGCGCTGATTTGGAAACTCGCAGCCCTTACGCCGTGGCCACGAATTTCGTGCCGCGCATCCGCCGCCGCGCCCCGGAAAATATTTGCCGCGCGGATCTTTCAAAGTTCATCGATGGCATGACACCCTCCTCGAACTACATGTACGCAGTCCGTATCACTGGATATTTCAGCAGTGTGGTCACGCGCACTGTCGTGAAGCAGAAACCGCCGTACCGGCCGATGGTCGAAGTGACGGAGGATGACGCCGAGCAGCACTTCACCAACGTTCAGGGAATCATCGCGGGCTTCCGCACGCCGGTCTACGAAAAGGGGATTTCTGTCCCCGGTTGTCACGTGCACTTCATTGACGACGAGCGCACCGTCGGTGGGCATGTGCTGGACTTCACGCTGGCGGAGGGCAAGATTGAGCTGTGCCCGGGTACCGACCTGGAGCTACGTTTGCCGTTGACTAGCGCATTTTCTGAGGCGAACCTAGACCCGGAGGATTTGGATGCGCAGCTGCATAAAACGGAAGTCAAAGACTAACCCTCAAACTTCGCTGTTAGGCGGTGGCTTGCTGCTTGGTGAGGCGTCCGAGATGGACTTCTTATCGGGAAAGCCTCGAAGTGAATGTGCGGGTATCGTCGCGGAAATGCTGGCTAAAACCACAAGAAGCGCCGAGCATACAGTGGCATGCTCGGCGCTTGGGATTGTTAGGTTAATCGCCGTGATTCTTCTTCTGTTTCAGCCAGCTTATTCGTGTGGCAACAGCTTGGGTGCACAATGCCATTCCACATATTCCGATTGATGTGTTCACCTTGTCGAACACGAAGAGTAAAATAAGTGCTAAACCGATAATGAGGATTAACCAAGCCGAATACAAGGGCTTCTTTCTCATCGTGCTTCACCTCAACAAATTCATTATTTTTGTGGTGTGCATTCGGGGACAGGGACTCCTGGAATTTGCCAGATGGGGATTCCTTGGTCATTCCAGTCGCAAACATTGCCCGCTGCTATGTAGAAAGTTATCCGAATGATCGGTGCTTGGAGTAGCGTGCGCGACTGGGGATAGTGAGATGGTGAAGGCAGCTAGGGTAGCTGCCAAGCACTTGGATGCCATTCTGCGAGCCATGTTCCTCCTAGTGCGATTGTCCTACAAGTGCGATCGTAGAACAATCAATGTGGGTGATCTAGAGGTAATGAATAATATTTTCATTTAGGTTCAATTGTGCGCCAATAAGGGTGTGATGCCTATGTGTTGAGAGTTATCGGCAAACCTTCATCTAGCAGCTTGTAGAGAGTTGTCCTACTAATGTTCAACCGCTGAGCCATCTTGCTCTTCGGAACTCCCATCTCTAAGTCCCGTTGAGCGGTCTCCCAGTCTTCTTGGCTAATACGTGAGCTGCTGATTCGGTTTAAGTCGCGGTTAGATGCCGATCTAATGGTGGGGCAGTGGGAGATGAGCTGTAGGTGACTTGCCAACTAGGTGCAGGTTGCTTGCAAGCGCAAAATGAAAAGCTGGCAGCCACCTGAAAACCCCATTTTGGGTCAGTCAGGCAGGCTGCCAGCTAAAGGAGGCGGGGCTAACTAGGTGCTAGCCCGCTAGCCCGTCAGGGGTGCAAGCCCCCGTGGAACCCTACTGTTTCAAGGATTCCGGAACCTCGAAGCGCTCGCCGTACTTCGCTGCCAACTCCTCAGCGCGCGCAACGAAACCAGCCACGCCAGTGGTTGGGTAGTCGCCACCATTGCGATCCGCGGTCTTGCCTTCTGGCAGAACTGCCGATGCCGGGCGGGCGTAGTTCTTGATGTACTGGCGGGTACCACCGGTCCATGCAGGGAAGCCGATGCCCATGATGGAGCCGATGTTGGCATCCGCATCGGAGGTCAGAACGCCCTCGTCGAGGCACTTCTGGGTTTCAATAGCCTCGGCGAACAGCATGCGCTCGACCAAGTCGATGAAGGCCGGTGCATCTGCAGGTACATCGGAACCGGCAGCCTTTTCGGTGCCTTCGAGCTGCCCGAAGCCGCTAGCCTTACGGGCTGCACCTTCGGTAGCGCCATTCAGCCCCTCGCCGGACAGAGTGGATTCAGCATCGGCAACCTTGACCTTTCCGGCGCCCAGCTCATCCCACAGGCCGCGCCACAAGCCAGCGCGACGGCCTTCCTCGTTGTATTCGTAGAAGCCCTTGCCCTCGAGCTTGCCGGGACGATCGTAAACGTCCAGCATCTTGTCGACGATCTCGGTTACCCCGCCATCGTCCACGGACAAGCCCGCAGCCTCCTGGGCAGCGCGGGTCTCGGAACCAATCTTACGAGCCAACTTCAGGTTCAGCTCATCCTGCAACTGCAGCGGTGGCGCGGGGTAACCGGCCTGGCGGCCAGCAGCCTCGATGACAGCTGGATCCACGCCCTCAGCAAGCATGCGCATAGCCTCGTTGAGGAAGAATCCAATCACGCGGGAGGTGTAGAAACCGCGGGAATCGTTGACCACGATAGGGGTCTTGCGGATCTGACCAGTGAAGTCCAGAGCCGCAGCCAAGGTCGCATCGGAGGTCTCTTCACCCTTGATGATCTCCACCAGTGGCATCTTGTCCACTGGGGAGAAGAAGTGAATGCCGATGAAGTCCTTCGGGCGCTTCACACCGGTAGCCAGCTCGGTGATAGGCAGGGTGGAGGTGTTGGATCCCAGCACACAATCCTCTGGCACAGCAGCCTCGATCTCAGCCCAGACCTTGTGCTTCAGCTCGGTGTTCTCGAACACGGCCTCGATGACAATGTCACAATCGGACAGGTCAGAGTAGTCGACGGATGGCTT
Coding sequences within it:
- the ahpC gene encoding alkyl hydroperoxide reductase subunit C; translated protein: MSLINTEILDFKNPAFYNGEFTEVSKDDVLGKWSIFFFYPGDFTFVCPTELGDLADHYEELKKLDVEVYAVSTDSHFVHKAWHAESEQVGKVNYYMLGDSTGELTNNFDNMRPGAGQADRATFLVDPEGKIQYIEQTAEGIGRSAAELLRKVKAAQYVAAHPGEVCPAKWEEGEDTLTPGIDLVGKI
- the ahpF gene encoding alkyl hydroperoxide reductase subunit F; the protein is MAKKLLEDNLSKQLASLMPRITEDVELIYSLDERDASADLKQLLEDIAALSDKVTTREDADAHERKPSFTIARKGTDIAVTFAGIPMGHEFSSLVLALLQVGGNPVKEDEELLDAVKGLDGEYEFVTYMSLSCQNCPTVVQALNAMSVVNPRIKHTAVEGSLFQDEVNDKGVQAVPTVFLNGEEFVSGRTDIADFVHKLDTGAAARDAKKLNEKGEFDVLVVGQGPAGAAAAIYVARKGMNVGLVGERFGGQVLDTMSIENFISLKYTEGPKLAAALEDHVNDYEIDVMKAQAATGFTPASEQGGVHTVHFGDDATLKARQVVIATGANWRLMNVPGESEYRNKGVTFCPHCDGPLFKGKDIAVIGGGNSGVEAAIDLAGIVKHVTVLEFGENCRADDVLMDKLNSLDNVDVITSAATTEIVGDGKSVTGLKYTDRTTDEEKSLELSGVFVQIGLLPNTKWLEGSGIETSGPGEIVVDDHNATNIPGVFAAGDCTAIPFKQIVVAQGAGANAGLSAWEYSVTGGKK
- a CDS encoding helix-turn-helix domain-containing protein codes for the protein MASHLQLISHCPTIRSASNRDLNRISSSRISQEDWETAQRDLEMGVPKSKMAQRLNISRTTLYKLLDEGLPITLNT
- the budA gene encoding acetolactate decarboxylase is translated as MSDSPVTRHTIFQNSLMTALLDGIYDGEMTVGELLGKGNFGLGTFDALDGEMVIIDGVCYQLRHDGTATRADLETRSPYAVATNFVPRIRRRAPENICRADLSKFIDGMTPSSNYMYAVRITGYFSSVVTRTVVKQKPPYRPMVEVTEDDAEQHFTNVQGIIAGFRTPVYEKGISVPGCHVHFIDDERTVGGHVLDFTLAEGKIELCPGTDLELRLPLTSAFSEANLDPEDLDAQLHKTEVKD
- a CDS encoding sulfurtransferase TusA family protein — translated: MGFQTTGTALLERKDKARGGVASNQRNNNDLELVGERIYRLDTLGAVCPFPLVDAKAVMADLEVGDSLQIDFDCTQATDAIPRWAATDGHEVTNFEQTSDAGWTITVKKGS
- a CDS encoding amino acid permease, whose translation is MTAIHNPENISRGDTAAAASKSSAAPATSSGWSKPNTGLFRTKSVEQSISETHEEGFRLKRELRTIDLIVFGVSVVIGAGIFTMTAQVAGDMAGPSVAIAFLLAAVTCGLAALCYAEFASTVPVAGSAYTFSFATFGELIAWIIGWDLVLEFFVAAAVVSKAWSSYVSGLFGSDDFTLFHVGGLTIDWGAALVVVVLGLLLARGTKLSSRVSMIITAVKLGVVLLVIVVGAFYIKLDNYKPFIPPKQHTPTGSGEGLKQTLFSWITGSEGSAFGVFGIFAAASLVFFAFVGFDVVASAAEETRNPQKSLPRGILGTLAIVTFLYVAVALVLTGMVRYTDLATPAEGHSHTLATAFEANGITWAGTIINIGAIAGLTTVVMVMMLGQTRVAFAMSRDGLLPRGLARTSKFGTPSRITAITTVAVAVLAAVAPSGDLGEMVNIGTLFAFLLVALGIPVLRKRHPGAAAFKTPFVPVVPILSALFSVWLMANLSIETWIRFVVWMALGFALYFLYSRRHSVLA
- a CDS encoding 3-hydroxyacyl-CoA dehydrogenase NAD-binding domain-containing protein produces the protein MSNNMFTWETDADGILTLTMDDPNAPVNTMNQTFQDDLIETVAKVKEAVEAGEVKGIVLASAKKTFFAGGDIKSMIKATPEDAPALTKQIDTMKDNLRTLETLGVPVAAAINGTALGGGLEIALAAHHRIASDAKGLKVGLPEVTLGLLPGGGGVTRVVRMLGLQDALMKVLTTGRQFNAADAQKTGLIDEIVPADQLLDAAKKWVKENPEAKQPWDTEGYKVPGGTPTNPKLAAFLPSFPANVTKQIKGAPMPAPKAILKAAVEGLQLKNIEEATRVETRYFVELVTGSTSKNMMQAFFFDLQYCNGGGQRPKDVEKKQFKKLGMVGAGMMGAAIAYVAAKAGMDVVLKDIKMEAAEKGKSYSEGLEAKALKRGKTTEEKSKALLDRIKPSVDYSDLSDCDIVIEAVFENTELKHKVWAEIEAAVPEDCVLGSNTSTLPITELATGVKRPKDFIGIHFFSPVDKMPLVEIIKGEETSDATLAAALDFTGQIRKTPIVVNDSRGFYTSRVIGFFLNEAMRMLAEGVDPAVIEAAGRQAGYPAPPLQLQDELNLKLARKIGSETRAAQEAAGLSVDDGGVTEIVDKMLDVYDRPGKLEGKGFYEYNEEGRRAGLWRGLWDELGAGKVKVADAESTLSGEGLNGATEGAARKASGFGQLEGTEKAAGSDVPADAPAFIDLVERMLFAEAIETQKCLDEGVLTSDADANIGSIMGIGFPAWTGGTRQYIKNYARPASAVLPEGKTADRNGGDYPTTGVAGFVARAEELAAKYGERFEVPESLKQ